Genomic segment of Larimichthys crocea isolate SSNF unplaced genomic scaffold, L_crocea_2.0 scaffold36725, whole genome shotgun sequence:
CAGTATATTATAAACCTATCAAGCTATATGTGAAATGGAAATACCACTGATCTGTTATGTGGTTTGAATTGACCTTATGCCAAACGTCTCCCCCCAAAACATAATTTGCCCAGTcagagctgtgaaaacacaagtgtaAGGTTGGGATTAAAATGTATGGTTATCTGCTCCAACGTTAGCGAACGTTAACATGTCTAGCTTGCAGGCTTGCTATACAGAGCCACCAAGTGTTAGCAGTTATGAAATGATTACATTATTTTGCAGTGATATTGgttatgccaaaaaaaaaaaaaaaaaaaagctctgaccTGATATTTTTTGACTCTGGGGGTGTTAACACTCCAGTAACTCCTACCAACATTACCTGAAATAGCACTGCGTTTGTTTATGTGAGCTTCATCAGCTTCAGTATCATGTATGTAACTGTGGAGCTAACTCATGGAGCTCACATTACCCtagttattgatttatttagtaTTTGGCCCTTCATCAAGCAGACCTTTTCAAATGATCTGGTCTAAATACAGTTAAGTCAATACTTTCCCTGTGTGAGTACATGTTGCTGCGTTCATGTGTTTGGTTAGCTCTAGTAACAGCACCTGGGACGAAAAATGCTGAGTCAGGCAGTAGCATGGCACAGTGATGTCTGGGCAGCAGacctcctctctcactcctaAGGTGAATCTTGGGAAGTTGAGTCCTGAGTAATTTATATAGTTCCCGTGGTGGAAACTTGAGCCAGCAGCTGCTCTGGTGGACGCAGGAACACCAGAATAATTGTGATGTTATCACTAGAACCGGCTGCCTTAGCGTAACCTACCAACTGTTGAGCGACTCTCGGTCCAACAGTGTGTCCAGACTGTTCCAGTGGAGCATCTACCCTGCTCTCTGGGTCACTAGGCTGTTGGAGTGCATCCAGGACTAAATGTGGGACCTCTGAAGGTTTGACTGCATCAAAGAAGCCATCACATGCCAGAAGCACATAGTCCTCATCACCTAACAGCTGGGTTACGGAGCAGTCAGCATCTCCAGACACATAGGGCTTCTGGTCAAAGTCACCTGGAGAAAGGATGCAGAATGTGTGGTTAACAGCTGAAGCTACACACAGCAGTACCTCCTCAGGCtgacttaaaataatattttaaaacttaCACCAAAGAACCTGACGTTGATGTAGGCTGGGCTGGAATCATTGGCCAAGTTGAACTTTTTACAGATATATTGGTGTCAACAAGTAAGTATGTCAGCTGATAAGTAGCACATTGTAGTGTAAATAGCAGTACAAAGAGCCACGGAGTCAGGTGCCCAAAGAAAAACTCTGAAATcaataaactgaaagaaaaaaaaaacacaaaaagaggcTAAATTATGAGTTAGGAGAACTACTCTTATACTTAACCTTCCCTGTTCCCTGagctcaaaataaaagtgttgaaGTGTTTGATTGAATTACATTCAGTCGGATGGAGTCAGCATTCATTGTACTAAGAGGAGCAATTGTTGCTACAGCTCTGAACAAAAGGGAAGTTTTATTGAATTTAGTCTCATTTATTTAGTAGGATGACATAAAACTGGACCTTTAGGACATTTTAACTAGTAGCAACAATCAGCTCAGATCAGTTAAGTACTTTGTGAGGATTCACTAGATTAAGTAAACGATGAAAACAGAGATGCCACAACATGCTTTTTGCTCGATTGTCATTGACTTACCTATAGCTCTGGACACAGCATATGTTCCATTAACACGCCAGCAACCCATGAAGGTGACACAGCCACCAAGATCCTCAATTCTCTGTTTCTCATCCTGGACAGCGGAGAACCAAAGAGAGCAACCTTACCATGATCAGCATTCATATGTGAAGATGAGTTTTAACGCCACATGACCACTGTAACGTGTttgaaacctttatttattcgAATTTCACTAAGTGGAAACAACATGgagtctttaaaataaaaagggcaTATTACCTTAGGAACAGTGAACTATATgctaatcagtgtgtgtgtgtgatatccGTACTTCTCTGTCTGGTTTATGGGGATCCATGAGTGTTACAGATTGTCCATTTCTGACCAATATCGCTTGAGAGTCTCCCAGCCAGGCCACAGTCAGCTCATGACCCTGGATCAGCACAATCACGCCTGTAGTGCCACTCCGCAAACGCTGACAatatagacacagacacacacacgacacacacacacaccacacacacacacacacacacacacacacacacatatcagcCTTACACTGCAGCACTGCACACTGCACCCACAGACCAAAGTTCCAATTGTGAAAGGATAGTGTACATGTCGAAGCcaaatgctgaaataaatggaTGAAATGTGATGCAGTTGAAGTGGGGGATGTAACTCCACATTGAGGggttaataaagaaaaaaaacttctttattattgtaattatagCAGCATCTATATAAAAGCAGTGTGTTCAGGATGTTATACCTCTCTTTTGGCCTTGCTCTTGAACATGTCGTCTGTATGTTTGAAGGCACTTTTAAAGGCAGTGGCTGTGTCACTCTGCAGTGTCTCCTGTTTACTGAGAGAAACATGGAGGTGAGTGGCAGCGTAGGTGGCTGCGTCCACCCCTCCATGGCCGTCAAACACAGCATAGTACGCACGCTCCACTCCATCCTGAACCAAAGAAAAAGtgttcaatacattttaatgtatcTGAAGTCTAAAACTTCTTAAAATTGTGAGAtagaaagaaaagcagtgaCAGGCAGTGTTTAGTGTTTGCTGTGGTGGAAATCTTTTACCTGGATTCCAAAGAGCTGGTTGAACTCAGCCAGGGCCACATGTTTGTCCTCCATCTTCCTTCTCGTGTTCTTGATGGCATGTATGGAGCAGTGGAGGAACCGAGAAGGAATGGGTAGAAGCGTGGGGAAGTTTTGATGCCATGCCAGCGCCACATCTATCAACTTGTTGAGGAAGAGACGTTGGACTGCTTCAGATTGAAGTACTGACAGTAAgataaaattaagaaaaaaggaaaaatcaatCACAGCCTTCAGGTTtgtacttctttttctctgttggtATATACAGAacaagagagaggacagagaacgACTTCACCCAGATCACAACCTGCTCAGAACCAGCTGCACGCAGTACAGTTAGAGATGTGAtgcaaaaaacaagaaacacacattatatgagttaaaacatctgaaccccagtataatcctaatttgtATAACAAGATAAGATGGTGAACACCGGGGAACATTTAGTAGTGACAGATatgtcacacaaacatgaataaaacactgcCCTCACTATAACAGAATGCTATTTAACAGCaccacaaataaaaccaaaaatagcactaaaataaacataacattttttacTTACAAActacttcctcttcctctttctggtTGGACTCAGCTTCCTGGGGGCAGTGGAAAGGTGAAAGGTCGTTCTGCAGTAGCTTGGACAGTGCTGCCTCGCACAGGAGGGCTCTGAAGCTTGCAGGAGCACCCCTGAAatcacaaatacaaacagacacacatgttgtttattttgtcaagATCTAAACATGATATTTTCTATGATATTTAACAGTATCACACAACCtcaacaaagaaatgaacaagctaacacaaagagacaaaaatgtgaGCAGATGAGAGCAAAGAAGGCAATGGCTCTCATTTAGAGGGTTCATTAGAAGAACAAATGCACAGAACAGATCAAGCTGGCTGGTATGAGGGGCCGTTCAAGACATTATTCATTCTGGCTCtctcacatatatatattctctctctcttacatacatatagtCTCACTCTCACAAGAAGCAAGAGGCatgtaaatctgaacgcaaatggcgtgccactaaactggaagaatctcatctagtctggcaagataatctcaaaagatacaggaaggctctccgtaatgccagagcagcctattactcttctttaattgaggagaataagaacaaccccaggtttctcttcagcactgtagccaggctaacagagaatcacagctctactgaaccatccattcctttaggtctaagtagcaatgacttcataagcttctttaatgatttacgatataactattagagacaaatccatcacctcttgccctcaacaggcattgatctgcattctgatacagcaagttttgaaacagctgtaaaacctgttatgtatttagactgtttttctcccatcgaccttcatcaaataactgtaatcatttctgcagctaagccgtcaacctgtctcttagactccatcccaaccaggctgctcaaggatgttttacctgtagaatagaatagatctttattgtcattgtcacaggtacaacgagattgaaagtgcttctagtcagtgcaataaaatcctagcattaaagtgactagtgagtgttaaaataactagaataaataagaataaaaatacctgagacattaaaatgtactaaaataaataaaaattaaacatatgctaaatcaaataaatactaaaatgCTAAAGGGAGCATACACCCATaacgtaaaacattaaaaca
This window contains:
- the ppm1f gene encoding protein phosphatase 1F, producing the protein TCVSVCICDFRGAPASFRALLCEAALSKLLQNDLSPFHCPQEAESNQKEEEEVVLLQSEAVQRLFLNKLIDVALAWHQNFPTLLPIPSRFLHCSIHAIKNTRRKMEDKHVALAEFNQLFGIQDGVERAYYAVFDGHGGVDAATYAATHLHVSLSKQETLQSDTATAFKSAFKHTDDMFKSKAKRERLRSGTTGVIVLIQGHELTVAWLGDSQAILVRNGQSVTLMDPHKPDREDEKQRIEDLGGCVTFMGCWRVNGTYAVSRAIGDFDQKPYVSGDADCSVTQLLGDEDYVLLACDGFFDAVKPSEVPHLVLDALQQPSDPESRVDAPLEQSGHTVGPRVAQQLVGYAKAAGSSDNITIILVFLRPPEQLLAQVSTTGTI